The following coding sequences lie in one Maniola jurtina chromosome 11, ilManJurt1.1, whole genome shotgun sequence genomic window:
- the LOC123869441 gene encoding ATP-binding cassette sub-family G member 1-like: MEAPSQPSVPAALGQAHLSHLPQRPPVNLGFQDLSYTVSNGKISKLILRGISGEFRSGQLTAILGPSGAGKSTLLNILAGYRVNGASGLITTNGIPRDLKLFRKLSRYIMQDDLLQPLITVQEAMAMAADLKLGSEMSSRRKKIIVEEIIQLLRLGKARNTVSERLSGGERKRLSIALELLNNPPVIFLDEPTTGLDDVASSTCVSLLKRVARGGRTVICSLHTPSARLFAVFDHVYVVADGKCGYQGTAAGVVPFLKELQLPCPKTYNPADFVIEVSSGEYGSHTERMVAAVDNGRSQKWRQYANEYVYEEMEIEQLNTGVVEKHSYKYESTPCQQFYVLLKRMMLQTVRNRGYLWLRVCLHLFLGAIVGALFSSMGYDASKTLFNFGFCYACIIAMLYTTMMPILLAYPSEVLLVKREYFNRWYGLKPYYAALVVSRTPATIFFCLIYVVIVYPLTAQPMELSRILMFISICVLTALISESLGTLISSTLSVVNSMFVGPVVSVPLMLLAVYGIGSGDEAPPIIWRLARACSFMRYALEGLVVAVYGPPRDDLICPSEVEYCEYKNPRYFIKMMGMSGVSFWVDFGVLIATLFALNLGAYYLLRQRLSPNYAFRAIKYIGSFIKTKMSLTM, encoded by the exons TATCGAAGTTAATCTTGCGGGGAATTAGTGGTGAATTTCGCTCCGGCCAGCTGACGGCCATATTGGGACCCTCTGGAGCCGGCAAGAGCACTTTGCTCAACATTCTTGCCGGATACAG AGTAAATGGAGCGTCAGGCCTCATAACAACTAATGGGATCCCAAGAGACCTGAAGTTGTTCAGGAAGCTGTCTCGCTACATCATGCAAGATGATCTCCTTCAGCCTCTCATCACGGTGCAGGAGGCGATGGCAATGGCGGCAGACCTCAAGCTGGGCAGTGAGATGAGTTCACGGAGGAAGAAAATTATT GTAGAGGAAATAATCCAACTCCTTCGACTGGGCAAGGCTAGGAACACAGTGAGCGAGCGGCTATCTGGCGGGGAGCGAAAGCGGTTGTCAATTGCTCTGGAGCTTCTCAACAACCCGCCAGTCATCTTCCTCGATGAACCTACCAC AGGACTGGATGACGTGGCATCATCAACATGCGTGTCTCTCCTCAAACGTGTGGCTCGTGGTGGTCGCACCGTCATATGCTCCCTCCACACTCCGTCCGCACGCCTCTTCGCAGTCTTCGACCACGTGTATGTGGTGGCTGATGGGAAATGTGGATACCAGGGCACGGCAGCTGGGGTTGTGCCTTTTCTGAAGGAACTGCAACTGCCTTGCCCGAAAACTTATAATCCTGCTGATTTTG TCATAGAAGTATCAAGTGGCGAATACGGCTCTCATACAGAGCGCATGGTGGCCGCAGTTGACAACGGAAGGAGTCAGAAATGGAGGCAATACGCAAACGAGTATGTTTATGAGGAGATGGAGATAGAGCAACTGAACACGGGAGTGGTGGAGAAGCATAGTTATAAGTATGAGAGTACGCCGTGCCAGCAGTTCTATGTGCTGTTGAAGAGGATGATGTTGCAGACTGTTAGAAATAGG GGCTACCTTTGGCTGCGAGTTTGCCTTCACTTATTCCTAGGAGCAATAGTTGGCGCCCTGTTCAGTAGCATGGGATATGATGCTTCCAAGACACTATTCAACTTCGGTTTCTGCTACGCTTGCATCATCGCCATGTTGTATACCACCATGATGCCTATATTGTTAGCCT ATCCATCAGAAGTGCTGCTAGTCAAACGCGAATACTTCAACCGATGGTACGGCCTGAAGCCGTACTACGCTGCTCTGGTCGTCTCCCGAACTCCCGCAACCATCTTCTTCTGCCTCATCTACGTGGTGATAGTGTACCCCCTCACAGCGCAGCCTATGGAGCTGTCGAGGATACTGATGTTCATATCCATCTGTGTCTTGACCGCCTTGATCTCCGAGTCTCTGGGGACGCTCATCTCTTCTACTTTAAGCGTAGTG aACTCCATGTTCGTTGGACCAGTAGTCTCCGTGCCACTAATGTTACTGGCTGTTTACGGCATCGGCAGCGGTGACGAGGCTCCCCCCATCATCTGGAGGCTGGCGAGGGCCTGCTCCTTCATGAGATACGCCCTGGAAGGCCTGGTGGTGGCGGTGTACGGCCCTCCTAGAGACGATCTCATATGCCCCAGTGAAGTCGAGTATTGCGAATATAAGAATCCTAG GTACTTCATCAAAATGATGGGAATGTCAGGAGTTTCCTTCTGGGTGGACTTTGGAGTGCTGATCGCAACTCTCTTTGCCCTGAATCTCGGCGCTTACTACCTTCTAAGGCAAAGGCTGTCTCCCAACTATGCTTTTCGAGCCATTAAGTATATTGGGAGctttattaaaactaaaatgaGTCTCACAATGTAA